One stretch of Miscanthus floridulus cultivar M001 chromosome 18, ASM1932011v1, whole genome shotgun sequence DNA includes these proteins:
- the LOC136521920 gene encoding uncharacterized protein, whose translation MLALIPPVSSVGALAFHRSLPLPLLLRYPLLRRAPPLARSLMAFSTDPAAVEEKVEAEDEALPTAVAAAAAGDWGDVSHEEWRRWGTSSPLPAAVASVIHELLEMEAAASEKMRFGGVGSKLKGNFKDVEDKKHRAVYERLADSDQKLQYFSARQIGCRLLGCRGYLCQKCWLPTEDCMCTNIVPCNLWKGVKFWLYMHPKDFLRQNNTGKLLWQVFGIQAAQLCLFGIQEHEDIMWDAFQSSGKGKISVLYPNKSTTPKTVKDLEFDGLSLTSDLHESLQDEPFNFVLLDGTWSNSAALYRRLKERWTAIWGDEDIPCIALSTLCASVMHKLRPQPAWDRTCTAAAAAGLLWELNLRPELSAFELEKQAEAVECSLGILLDALTVRRVRLGRSITRKQRHNRNCI comes from the exons ATGCTTGCCCTTATTCCTCCCGTCTCCTCCGTCGGTGCCCTCGCCTTCCACCGCAGCCTCCCACTGCCCCTCCTACTGCGGTATCCCCTACTGCGGCGGGCGCCTCCCCTCGCGCGCTCCCTCATGGCCTTCTCCACCGATCCGGCAGCGGTCGAAGAGAAGGTGGAAGCGGAGGACGAAGCCCTCCCCacggccgtcgccgccgccgccgccggagattGGGGTGATGTGAGCCACGAGGAGTGGCGGCGCTGGGGCACCTCCTCGCCGCTCCCGGCCGCGGTGGCCAGTGTAATCCACGAGCTGCTCGAGATGGAGGCCGCCGCCAGCGAGAAGATGCGCTTCGGCGGCGTCGGCTCGAAGCTAAAG GGCAATTTCAAGGACGTGGAGGACAAGAAGCACAGGGCTGTCTACGAGAGGCTCGCCGACTCTGACCAGAAGCTGCAGTACTTCTCCGCGCGGCAGATTGGCTGCCGTTTGCTAGGGTGCAGAGGGTATCTGTGCCAGAAG TGCTGGCTACCAACCGAAGACTGTATGTGCACAAATATTGTTCCTTGCAATCTTTGGAAGGGGGTGAAATTCTGGCTATATATGCACCCAAAG GATTTTTTGCGCCAGAATAACACAGGAAAGTTACTCTGGCAAGTATTTGGCATCCAAGCTGCACAGTTATGCCTCTTTGGTATCCAAGAGCATGAGGATATCATGTGGGATGCATTTCAGAGTTCAG GAAAGGGGAAGATCTCAGTTCTATATCCAAACAAGAGTACCACCCCCAAGACAGTTAAAGACCTTGAATTTGATGGTTTGTCCTTGACATCTGACCTTCATGAG AGTTTGCAGGATGAACCTTTCAATTTTGTTTTGCTTGATGGTACCTGGAGTAATTCTGCTGCGCTGTACAGAAGGTTGAAG GAGAGATGGACTGCAATATGGGGAGATGAAGATATACCTTGTATCGCACTATCTACACTTTGTGCCTCAGTGATGCATAAACTACG GCCGCAGCCTGCGTGGGATCGTACCTGCACTGCGGCAGCTGCAGCTGGCCTCCTCTGGGAGTTGAACTTGCGGCCTGAGCTCAGCGCATTTGAGTTGGAAAAGCAAGCTGAGGCAGTGGAGTGCTCGTTAGGTATCTTGCTGGATGCTCTCACTGTCAGGCGGGTTCGTCTAGGCCGATCAATAACTCGAAAACAGAGACACAATAGAAACTGCATATAG